A stretch of Aureispira sp. CCB-E DNA encodes these proteins:
- a CDS encoding polyprenyl synthetase family protein codes for MDIHQLFKTYQKDNNFAQHTPRELYEPIDYILSLGGKQIRPLLALMACQLFTKEVSVALPVAYAVEIFHNFSLVHDDIMDESPIRRGQPSVHKKFDTNTAILAGDVMLVYAYDHLSKVAPEILPTLLPVFNEVAIGVCEGQQMDVNFETQPTVSLPEYTKMIELKTSILLYGAMKMGALVGGASLEEAELIGEFGRNMGIAFQMQDDWLDTFGTQAKVGKRIGGDIIQNKKTALVIKALELADKATQQELNQLLSSTPRPEEEAAKIERVTEIFRTLGIPDEMKKIMAIYKEKAIHNLNLLKVSEEAKKPLYAFLDMLMEREH; via the coding sequence ATGGATATACATCAGTTGTTTAAAACCTACCAAAAAGACAATAATTTTGCACAGCACACCCCTAGAGAACTTTACGAACCCATTGATTACATTTTGTCTTTAGGTGGCAAACAAATCCGTCCACTTTTAGCATTAATGGCTTGTCAATTGTTTACAAAAGAAGTTAGTGTAGCCCTCCCTGTTGCCTATGCCGTTGAGATTTTTCATAATTTTTCGTTGGTACACGACGACATTATGGATGAATCTCCAATCCGAAGAGGTCAACCTTCGGTTCATAAAAAATTTGATACCAATACGGCTATTTTAGCTGGTGACGTTATGTTGGTTTATGCTTACGACCACCTTAGCAAAGTAGCTCCAGAAATTCTCCCCACCCTCCTTCCTGTCTTTAACGAAGTAGCTATTGGGGTTTGTGAAGGGCAACAAATGGATGTTAACTTTGAAACGCAACCTACTGTAAGCCTTCCTGAGTATACAAAGATGATTGAATTAAAAACATCTATTTTGCTATATGGAGCCATGAAAATGGGCGCTTTAGTAGGTGGTGCTTCGCTAGAAGAAGCAGAACTGATTGGAGAGTTTGGACGAAATATGGGCATTGCCTTTCAGATGCAAGATGATTGGTTGGACACCTTTGGCACTCAAGCAAAAGTAGGAAAACGCATTGGTGGCGACATTATTCAAAATAAAAAAACGGCTTTGGTTATTAAAGCATTAGAACTAGCAGACAAAGCAACTCAACAAGAATTGAATCAACTCTTATCTAGTACACCTAGACCAGAAGAAGAAGCTGCCAAAATAGAACGTGTAACAGAAATTTTCAGAACATTAGGTATTCCTGATGAGATGAAAAAAATTATGGCTATTTATAAAGAAAAGGCGATACACAATTTAAACTTGCTGAAAGTTTCAGAGGAAGCCAAAAAACCTTTGTATGCTTTCTTGGATATGTTGATGGAGCGAGAGCACTAA
- a CDS encoding inositol monophosphatase family protein: MNLEKICQQTCQLSLEVGKFLQAELGKVKSQEIEHKQLNHLVSYVDKTSEQKLIDGLSQFLPDAAFLAEEETVAHEDKDWQWIIDPLDGTTNFLHQLPFFAISIALQYQKETVLGVVHEVNHQETFYSWKGAETAFLNQQKIKVSTTSTLEQSLLATGFPYYDFEQMDAYLAMIKPLMLGTRGLRRFGSAALDLAYVACGRFDGYFEYSLSPWDVAAGAFIVQQAGGLVGDFSGEQNFIYGKEIVAGNPMIYQHLIHATKKHFKPNLSA, from the coding sequence ATGAACTTAGAAAAGATTTGCCAACAAACTTGTCAATTAAGCCTTGAAGTAGGGAAATTCCTACAAGCAGAATTGGGAAAAGTCAAAAGTCAAGAAATTGAACACAAGCAGTTGAATCACTTAGTTAGCTATGTTGATAAAACATCTGAACAGAAATTGATTGATGGTTTGAGTCAATTTTTGCCAGATGCTGCTTTCTTGGCTGAAGAAGAAACCGTAGCACATGAAGACAAAGACTGGCAATGGATTATTGATCCTCTAGATGGCACGACCAACTTTTTGCATCAGTTGCCTTTTTTTGCCATTAGTATCGCATTGCAGTACCAAAAAGAAACCGTTTTAGGAGTCGTGCATGAAGTCAATCATCAAGAGACATTTTATAGCTGGAAAGGGGCAGAAACGGCATTTTTAAATCAGCAAAAAATCAAGGTTAGCACCACCTCAACCCTAGAACAGTCTTTATTAGCAACAGGTTTTCCTTATTATGACTTTGAGCAAATGGACGCTTACTTAGCCATGATAAAACCTCTGATGTTGGGAACAAGAGGATTAAGGAGGTTTGGTTCTGCGGCATTGGACTTGGCATATGTTGCCTGTGGGCGTTTTGATGGTTATTTTGAATATAGCTTATCGCCTTGGGATGTTGCAGCAGGAGCTTTCATTGTCCAACAAGCAGGTGGTTTGGTTGGCGACTTTTCAGGCGAGCAGAACTTTATTTATGGAAAGGAAATTGTAGCAGGCAATCCTATGATTTATCAACATTTAATTCATGCAACTAAAAAACACTTCAAGCCCAACCTGTCTGCTTAA
- a CDS encoding inorganic pyrophosphatase, with amino-acid sequence MANDKLHDIWNRFGKRYKAHPWHGVNIGAGAPEVVRCYIEVVPGDQMKYEICKESGYLMIDRPNKFSNNIPVPYGLIPRTYSAEAMAEFCMQQTGRTDIVGDGDPLDVCVLMDRALTHGDLLLDAIVVGGFRMIDGGEADDKIVAVLKGDHTYGDIKDIKDCPEKLIKRIKHYFLTYKEDPDNKDSVKEVEITHTYGREEALEVVRRSQQDYETHFGSLDQDLAKTLAEALNVNA; translated from the coding sequence ATGGCTAACGATAAGCTCCACGATATTTGGAATAGATTTGGAAAACGTTACAAAGCACATCCTTGGCATGGTGTTAACATTGGAGCAGGCGCTCCTGAAGTTGTTCGTTGCTACATTGAGGTAGTTCCTGGAGATCAAATGAAATACGAAATTTGTAAAGAAAGCGGTTATTTAATGATTGACCGCCCTAATAAATTTTCTAACAATATTCCTGTTCCTTACGGTTTGATTCCTCGTACTTATTCTGCTGAAGCGATGGCAGAATTTTGCATGCAGCAAACTGGTAGAACAGATATTGTTGGCGATGGCGACCCTTTAGATGTATGTGTATTGATGGATAGAGCCTTGACACACGGTGATCTATTGTTAGATGCTATCGTTGTTGGTGGTTTCCGTATGATTGATGGTGGCGAAGCGGATGATAAAATTGTTGCTGTGTTAAAAGGTGATCATACCTACGGTGACATCAAAGACATCAAAGATTGTCCAGAAAAACTAATCAAACGCATCAAACATTACTTCTTAACGTATAAAGAAGATCCTGATAATAAAGATAGCGTTAAAGAAGTAGAAATTACACATACCTATGGTAGAGAAGAAGCTTTAGAGGTTGTTCGTAGAAGTCAGCAAGACTACGAAACACACTTTGGTTCTTTGGATCAAGATTTAGCCAAAACATTAGCCGAAGCATTAAATGTTAATGCTTAG
- a CDS encoding DEAD/DEAH box helicase encodes MMSKIEDIRKKYQSLNNTQKDLVKLLALIDSPENKAKILQICLKAKLKATNKQSYNVITLGQSLELLREAHLIKKNLDQKFQIHPEVYHFAIQQAISDKRLNVLRKAVTDVFPGLENPYQAYRYPNEVIRDASFALYQDDYSTFQKAVQTLQKDSSFYIETLYKKLFIERYGINNIPNLSPKFQFEFYKSQLGAMIIALKDVNEPLKNIQKIASTLKGKDLDLVYHYLSLHALLKGDWATVKKLWEGKDSINALKFKGWLYFAQGYNIKALNRYEKALKDYRKKEKSLKTYFDDYHGVIFILALLKDHNTKHIPMIKNFFKEVFSHNISNVYLYLGAIVDNLQENPTRAQELFEQEHLYYNLHGLLYLYAQYWTQKFAPKWENYALTLQHKAIKNGYYWVAYNVAVLMQEISTNRKEFYATKTEELQEILGPVPSLMDVIGLQEDWEVALQALEALHGQNVTTQTHLQSRLIWLVDFERDIIQPKIQRINKNGSWSKGRNAGLDKLVEGSVLEATPHDMRVINTITKSSGYYNNSAYGFHSPSKTFMTLVDHPLLFLYKSPDVACELRQGLVELVVKETTEGYSISPSISIKHEGVYIVKETPTRYQLIQVSEKQVQLAQAIGGKSLEIPFKGKEQLERTLSGLSTIMPLQSDLEFQNDNIPSVEPDPRIYVHLLPVGEGFDVEFFVKPFQVAAPYFKPGKGSARVVTKIEAIRTQTKRDLEAEIQALGTLIDASPTLTNNKPIEDNLWQLENPHSCLKLLHELEPFRAENLIVIEWPKGEQLKIKQQIDFSNVKLTISKENDWFGISGTVQVNENLVLDMRQLLNMMQQQQSEFIELDDGQFLALSKELQNRLDSIYKFTDDEGKIHPLASFAFEDLTDEIETIDIDNSWVDHINRLKSIEQKTFLPPQDLQATLRSYQTEGFQWLSKLAEWGVGACLADDMGLGKTIQALTVILNRSSKGPSLVVAPASVCRNWIKEIEKFAPKLTPILFSESDRKQSIENASADDVLITTYGLLQTESDLFSTRTFETIVLDEAQAIKNSNAKRSQAAMKLKGNFKIITTGTPIENHLGELWNLFRFINPGLLGSLKGFRDRFAIPIEKDRDTDTQKQLQLLIRPFILRRHKKDVLTELPEKTEIVLSVDLSKEEQAFYEALRRNAVESLEKDTQQQAGTQHLKVLAQIMRLRRACCNPQLVDPNSNLKSSKLELFGEIVEELISNGHKALVFSQFVGHLQLIEQYVREKNISYQYLDGQTPTKKRQERIDAFQTGEGELFLISLKAGGTGLNLTAADYVIHMDPWWNPAVEDQASDRAHRIGQQRPVTVYRLITENTIEEKIIKLHEDKRDLADSLLEGTDASSKLSAADLLDLIKNN; translated from the coding sequence ATGATGAGTAAGATTGAAGACATTCGCAAAAAATATCAATCCCTAAATAACACACAAAAAGACTTGGTCAAACTACTGGCACTCATTGACAGTCCAGAAAACAAAGCCAAGATTTTGCAGATCTGTTTGAAGGCAAAACTAAAAGCCACCAATAAACAATCTTACAATGTAATTACTTTGGGACAAAGCCTAGAATTGTTAAGAGAGGCTCATTTGATTAAGAAAAACTTAGATCAAAAATTCCAAATTCACCCAGAAGTTTATCATTTTGCCATCCAGCAAGCAATAAGCGATAAGCGACTCAATGTGTTACGCAAAGCGGTTACCGATGTTTTTCCTGGTTTAGAAAACCCTTATCAAGCTTATCGATATCCGAACGAGGTTATCCGAGATGCCTCCTTTGCATTGTATCAAGACGATTATTCAACTTTTCAGAAAGCTGTTCAAACCTTACAAAAAGATAGTTCGTTTTATATCGAAACACTTTACAAGAAATTATTTATTGAGCGGTATGGTATTAATAACATTCCAAACCTTTCGCCTAAATTTCAATTCGAGTTCTACAAATCTCAATTGGGAGCAATGATCATTGCCCTAAAAGATGTTAACGAGCCGCTCAAAAACATTCAAAAAATTGCTTCTACCCTAAAAGGTAAAGACTTGGACTTAGTCTACCATTACCTAAGCTTACATGCCTTGTTAAAAGGCGATTGGGCAACAGTAAAAAAACTATGGGAAGGCAAAGATTCTATCAATGCGCTTAAGTTCAAAGGTTGGCTGTATTTTGCTCAAGGATACAACATAAAAGCGCTCAATAGGTATGAAAAAGCCTTAAAAGATTATCGCAAAAAAGAAAAATCGTTAAAAACTTACTTTGACGATTACCATGGTGTCATTTTTATTCTAGCACTATTAAAGGATCACAATACCAAACACATTCCAATGATTAAGAACTTTTTTAAAGAAGTTTTTTCTCATAATATTAGTAATGTGTACCTCTATTTAGGAGCCATTGTTGATAACTTACAAGAGAATCCTACTAGAGCACAAGAATTATTCGAGCAAGAGCATTTGTATTATAACTTACACGGATTGCTCTATCTTTATGCACAGTATTGGACACAAAAGTTTGCCCCAAAATGGGAGAACTATGCCCTTACGCTACAACACAAAGCCATTAAAAATGGATACTATTGGGTGGCTTACAACGTAGCGGTACTGATGCAAGAAATTAGCACCAATCGAAAAGAGTTTTACGCAACCAAGACAGAGGAATTGCAAGAGATTTTAGGTCCTGTTCCATCTTTAATGGATGTTATTGGTCTTCAAGAAGATTGGGAAGTTGCCTTACAGGCACTAGAAGCACTTCATGGACAAAATGTTACTACACAAACACATTTGCAAAGTCGGTTGATTTGGTTGGTTGATTTTGAACGGGACATTATACAACCCAAAATACAGCGTATCAATAAAAATGGAAGTTGGTCAAAGGGACGGAATGCTGGCTTAGATAAACTGGTAGAAGGCTCTGTCTTGGAAGCGACCCCACACGATATGCGGGTTATCAATACCATTACCAAGTCTTCGGGCTATTATAATAATAGTGCCTATGGCTTCCACTCTCCTTCCAAAACGTTTATGACCTTGGTTGATCATCCGCTATTATTTTTATACAAATCTCCTGATGTCGCCTGTGAATTGCGTCAAGGGTTGGTTGAATTGGTTGTCAAAGAAACAACCGAAGGTTACTCTATTAGCCCTTCCATTAGTATCAAACACGAAGGCGTTTATATTGTCAAAGAAACTCCTACTCGCTATCAGTTGATTCAAGTCAGTGAAAAACAAGTTCAATTAGCCCAAGCTATTGGAGGTAAAAGTTTGGAAATTCCTTTTAAGGGTAAAGAACAATTGGAACGCACGCTATCTGGTTTGTCTACCATTATGCCTCTACAATCGGACTTAGAGTTTCAAAATGACAACATACCTTCTGTTGAACCTGACCCTCGTATTTATGTACACTTATTGCCTGTGGGCGAAGGTTTTGATGTAGAGTTCTTTGTCAAACCGTTTCAAGTCGCTGCTCCTTATTTTAAACCTGGCAAAGGCTCTGCCCGTGTAGTGACTAAAATAGAAGCGATCCGCACACAAACAAAACGGGATTTGGAAGCAGAAATACAAGCATTAGGTACCTTAATTGATGCCTCCCCAACATTAACGAACAACAAGCCTATAGAAGATAACTTGTGGCAGTTGGAAAATCCGCATAGTTGCTTAAAACTGTTGCACGAATTAGAACCGTTTAGAGCGGAGAATTTGATTGTGATAGAATGGCCAAAAGGAGAGCAGCTTAAAATTAAACAACAGATTGATTTTTCTAATGTCAAGTTGACAATTAGCAAAGAAAATGATTGGTTTGGCATTTCTGGTACGGTTCAGGTAAACGAAAATTTGGTATTGGATATGCGTCAATTGCTCAATATGATGCAGCAGCAACAATCAGAGTTCATTGAATTGGATGATGGGCAATTTTTAGCTTTGAGCAAAGAGTTGCAAAATCGCTTAGATAGCATTTATAAATTTACAGACGATGAAGGGAAAATACATCCATTGGCAAGCTTTGCGTTTGAAGATTTAACTGACGAGATTGAAACTATTGATATTGATAATAGTTGGGTAGACCATATTAATCGTTTAAAAAGCATTGAGCAAAAAACATTTTTGCCACCACAAGATCTTCAGGCAACGTTACGAAGTTATCAAACAGAAGGATTTCAGTGGTTGTCAAAACTAGCAGAATGGGGAGTCGGAGCTTGTTTGGCCGATGATATGGGACTTGGGAAAACCATCCAAGCATTAACCGTCATTTTAAACCGCAGTAGCAAAGGACCTAGTTTGGTCGTTGCACCTGCTTCCGTTTGCCGAAACTGGATTAAGGAAATTGAAAAATTTGCCCCCAAATTAACTCCTATTCTTTTTAGTGAGAGTGACCGAAAACAAAGCATAGAAAACGCTTCTGCTGATGATGTTTTGATTACAACTTATGGATTGTTGCAAACAGAAAGTGACTTATTTAGCACTCGTACATTTGAGACCATTGTTTTAGACGAAGCGCAAGCAATAAAAAATAGCAATGCAAAGCGCTCTCAAGCAGCTATGAAGTTGAAAGGTAATTTTAAAATTATTACCACAGGTACGCCTATTGAAAATCACTTGGGTGAGTTGTGGAATTTATTCCGCTTTATCAATCCTGGCTTGCTTGGTAGCTTAAAGGGTTTTAGAGATCGTTTTGCTATTCCTATAGAGAAAGATAGAGACACCGATACTCAAAAACAATTGCAGTTATTGATTCGTCCATTTATTCTTAGACGACACAAAAAAGATGTCTTAACAGAATTGCCCGAAAAAACAGAAATAGTACTAAGTGTTGACTTGTCTAAAGAGGAACAAGCGTTTTATGAAGCCTTGCGTAGAAATGCTGTGGAGAGCTTAGAAAAAGATACGCAACAACAAGCAGGAACGCAACACCTCAAAGTCTTGGCTCAGATTATGCGCTTGCGCCGTGCTTGTTGTAATCCTCAATTAGTAGATCCTAATTCTAATTTAAAAAGCTCAAAATTAGAACTCTTTGGAGAAATTGTAGAGGAATTAATCAGCAATGGACACAAAGCATTGGTTTTTAGCCAATTTGTTGGACATTTACAACTAATTGAACAATACGTTCGAGAGAAAAACATTAGTTATCAATATTTGGATGGACAAACTCCAACCAAAAAACGACAAGAGCGTATTGATGCTTTTCAAACAGGCGAGGGCGAGTTGTTCTTAATTAGTCTAAAAGCAGGAGGAACAGGATTAAATTTAACCGCAGCAGACTATGTAATTCACATGGACCCTTGGTGGAATCCTGCGGTCGAAGATCAGGCTTCAGATAGAGCCCATCGTATTGGTCAGCAGCGCCCAGTAACAGTTTATCGCTTGATTACTGAAAATACAATCGAAGAGAAAATTATCAAGTTGCATGAAGACAAAAGAGATTTGGCAGATTCCTTATTAGAAGGAACAGATGCTAGTTCAAAACTCTCAGCGGCAGACTTATTAGATTTGATTAAAAATAATTAG
- the panC gene encoding pantoate--beta-alanine ligase has protein sequence MYIFKTVQDLQHYIRTQKKQTKKIGLVPTMGALHLGHLSLIQRAFQDCDLVVCSIFVNPTQFGDAEDLEKYPRPIESDIEKLEKIGCSALFLPDVTEVYPKDLISPTFDLSGLDKTMEGAHRPGHFAGVVEVVHRLLDIAQPDCLYMGQKDYQQFAIIKHMLGLMNSSIQLVRVPIVREEDGLAMSSRNVRLSPEGRIKAQLISQMLFEAKKHAIHMSLEEVKQQALAFINQHQLEVDYFTIIDGDSLEIIDSFDKATIVTACTTVRVDGVRLLDNIILRESI, from the coding sequence ATGTATATTTTTAAGACGGTTCAAGATTTACAACACTATATACGCACACAGAAAAAACAAACAAAAAAAATTGGATTGGTTCCAACAATGGGAGCTTTGCACTTAGGGCATTTAAGTTTAATTCAAAGAGCTTTTCAAGATTGCGACCTTGTTGTTTGTTCTATTTTTGTTAATCCAACTCAGTTTGGCGATGCAGAAGATTTGGAAAAATATCCTCGCCCTATAGAAAGTGATATCGAAAAATTAGAAAAAATAGGCTGTTCTGCCTTATTTTTGCCTGATGTAACAGAAGTTTATCCCAAAGATTTGATTTCCCCAACTTTTGATTTGTCAGGATTAGACAAAACAATGGAAGGGGCACACCGACCTGGTCACTTTGCAGGAGTAGTCGAAGTCGTGCATCGCTTGTTGGATATTGCACAACCAGACTGCTTGTATATGGGACAAAAAGATTATCAGCAGTTTGCTATCATCAAACACATGCTTGGGCTGATGAATTCCTCTATTCAGTTGGTCAGAGTGCCTATTGTAAGAGAAGAAGATGGTTTGGCAATGAGCTCTAGGAATGTTCGGTTGAGTCCTGAAGGAAGAATCAAAGCACAGCTAATTTCCCAAATGCTATTTGAAGCCAAGAAACATGCTATTCATATGTCTCTTGAAGAAGTCAAACAACAAGCATTGGCATTTATCAACCAACACCAATTAGAAGTTGATTATTTTACAATAATAGATGGAGACAGTCTCGAAATCATTGATTCTTTTGATAAAGCTACTATAGTTACAGCTTGTACTACGGTTCGTGTAGATGGTGTTCGGTTATTGGACAATATAATCCTCAGAGAAAGTATCTAA
- a CDS encoding glycogen/starch synthase: protein MADKKRILIVTQEMKPYTILSQISEIVREYSQFIQENGVEVRILMPKFGTINERRHRLHEVVRLSGMNINVDDDDYPLIIKVASLPGTRMQVYFLDNEEFFKRKQVFNDAKDQFFEDNLDRTIFFCRGVVETVKKFGWAPDIVHAHGWMTSLLPALLKTTYQNEPIFQNAQVVYSAYHADQANQAFAPAFKEKMDVNHLSDITDAYLINGVLDLNAGASKFAEGTIIGLEDVPTDNIAEPFLPHQAELTNRYLEFYEELLGATEENV from the coding sequence ATGGCTGATAAGAAAAGAATATTGATAGTAACTCAAGAGATGAAACCGTATACAATTCTTTCTCAAATATCTGAAATTGTACGCGAGTACTCTCAGTTTATTCAAGAGAATGGAGTGGAGGTTCGAATCTTGATGCCTAAGTTTGGAACTATCAATGAGAGAAGACATCGCCTTCATGAGGTGGTTCGTTTGTCAGGGATGAATATTAATGTAGATGATGACGATTATCCTCTAATTATCAAAGTAGCTTCTTTGCCAGGAACAAGAATGCAAGTGTATTTCTTGGATAATGAAGAATTCTTTAAACGCAAGCAAGTGTTTAATGATGCAAAAGACCAGTTTTTTGAAGATAATCTAGATCGCACCATCTTCTTCTGTAGAGGAGTAGTAGAAACTGTGAAGAAGTTTGGGTGGGCTCCTGATATTGTTCATGCACACGGTTGGATGACTAGCTTATTGCCAGCGTTGCTAAAAACTACATACCAAAACGAACCAATTTTCCAAAACGCACAAGTGGTGTACTCTGCTTACCATGCAGACCAAGCAAATCAAGCATTTGCACCAGCGTTCAAAGAGAAAATGGATGTCAATCATTTGAGCGATATTACAGATGCGTACTTAATCAATGGCGTTTTAGATTTGAATGCAGGAGCATCTAAGTTTGCAGAAGGAACTATTATTGGTCTAGAAGATGTACCTACTGACAATATCGCAGAGCCATTCTTGCCCCATCAAGCAGAATTGACGAATAGATATTTAGAATTTTACGAAGAATTATTGGGAGCAACAGAAGAAAACGTATAA
- a CDS encoding DUF4270 family protein — protein MEYNLKSLLYSMLAVGLFSAMGCSKSSEIGLSLVEQEQSDILYTDTCTIKLTTQEADPIETSNRTVMTCGSYTDTEWGESVASIYMNFRLNNTGAVFPNAVFDSLVLSLAYEDVGHYGEFRTNKPATVTQSWEIARVLENIEEGTVYKSDKTFMTDGNLLKSNFQFKPNDTLKITSGSTTLDPHLRIRLDDQAGIDLGELFLNPQSTGVDIYESNTKFKDWFKGIHIRPSSNNPTNASIVRFKSKNALTKLTLHYTDTSNSGSVAKTFEFLTNEDAEVVSSFNHTHPTTLTDNLTTDTVVYVQGLDGLHTKVVFPYVGNLGNVIINKAELVFPVADTGTNAFPEPIQLVAKIKDLGGNLVVVDDIVTSINRAQSYFLFGGVLEDTGNKNLVYRMFISEEMQAIVNGTTLERAIYLTLPSALDPERVSLMNEKSIKGAKLYLTYTKIQ, from the coding sequence ATGGAATATAATCTAAAATCCCTACTGTACAGTATGTTGGCAGTAGGGTTATTTTCTGCTATGGGATGTAGCAAGTCTAGCGAAATAGGTTTGTCACTAGTAGAACAAGAACAATCAGATATTCTTTATACAGATACCTGTACAATCAAATTAACTACACAAGAAGCAGATCCAATAGAAACCTCGAATAGAACCGTCATGACATGTGGTTCGTATACAGATACCGAGTGGGGCGAATCGGTTGCTTCTATTTATATGAATTTCCGCCTAAATAACACGGGGGCGGTTTTCCCTAATGCTGTTTTTGATTCCTTAGTATTGTCATTGGCATATGAGGATGTGGGGCACTATGGTGAATTTAGAACCAATAAGCCAGCTACGGTTACACAAAGTTGGGAGATTGCTCGTGTATTGGAAAATATAGAAGAAGGGACGGTTTATAAATCGGACAAAACTTTTATGACAGATGGAAATTTGTTGAAATCAAATTTTCAATTTAAACCTAACGATACCCTTAAAATTACCTCTGGTAGTACTACACTAGATCCTCATTTGAGAATTCGTTTGGATGATCAAGCAGGAATTGATTTGGGAGAACTATTTTTAAATCCACAAAGTACAGGTGTTGATATTTATGAGAGCAATACCAAATTTAAGGATTGGTTTAAAGGAATACACATTCGCCCTTCAAGTAACAACCCTACTAATGCAAGTATTGTTCGATTTAAGTCGAAAAACGCTCTGACAAAATTAACCTTGCATTATACCGATACCTCAAACTCAGGAAGTGTTGCAAAAACATTTGAGTTTTTGACAAATGAAGATGCAGAAGTTGTCTCTTCTTTTAATCATACGCACCCAACTACCTTGACAGACAATTTGACAACAGATACAGTAGTTTATGTACAAGGTTTGGACGGTTTGCATACTAAAGTAGTATTCCCTTACGTTGGGAATTTAGGAAATGTTATTATCAACAAAGCAGAGCTTGTATTCCCTGTTGCAGATACTGGAACAAATGCTTTTCCAGAACCAATTCAATTAGTTGCCAAAATCAAAGATTTAGGTGGTAATTTGGTTGTTGTTGATGATATTGTAACTTCTATCAATCGTGCTCAATCTTATTTCTTGTTTGGTGGCGTATTAGAAGATACGGGAAATAAAAATCTTGTATACAGAATGTTTATTTCTGAAGAAATGCAAGCCATTGTAAATGGAACAACATTGGAACGTGCAATTTATTTAACACTTCCATCTGCTTTAGATCCTGAACGTGTTTCGTTAATGAATGAAAAAAGCATTAAGGGAGCTAAGCTTTATTTGACCTATACCAAAATCCAATAG